A genome region from Mycolicibacterium litorale includes the following:
- a CDS encoding DEAD/DEAH box helicase: MRAYAAPDTQALRGWQRRALVRYLGAKPRDFLAVATPGAGKTTFALRIAAELLADGTVERITVVVPTEHLKIQWAAAAARIGIALDPKFSNSNSQTSSEYHGVVITYAQVATHPSRHRVRTENHRTLVIFDEIHHGGDAKSWGEAMREAFSDATRRLALTGTPFRSDDSPIPFVSYVPDAEGLLRSESDHTYGYADALADGVVRPVIFLAYSGEARWRSSAGEEHAARLGEPLNAEQTARAWRTVLDANGEWIPAVLKAADTRLRQLRAGGMPDAGAMIIATDQTAARQYAALLTKMTGEAPTVVLSDDPGASARIAEYSAGNSAWLVAVRMVSEGVDVPRLAVGVYATSASTPLFFAQAIGRFVRLRRPGETASIFVPSVPTLLDLASQMEAQRDHVLGKPHRESMGDEELVERRRSEPTEEDRGFESLGASAELDQVIFDGASFGTATPAGSEEEADYLGIPGLLDADQMRDLLRRRQEEQLTRRTASGEPPPVTPYGQLRELRQELNTLVSLAHHRLNKPHGWIHNELRRICGGPPVAAATSDQLQARIAAVRTLKA; this comes from the coding sequence GTGCGGGCATATGCAGCGCCCGACACCCAGGCTTTGCGGGGCTGGCAGCGTCGGGCATTGGTGCGGTATCTTGGCGCCAAACCACGCGACTTCCTGGCGGTCGCGACCCCGGGTGCGGGCAAGACCACGTTTGCCCTGCGCATCGCGGCCGAGCTGCTGGCCGACGGCACCGTCGAACGAATCACCGTGGTGGTGCCCACTGAACACCTCAAGATCCAGTGGGCCGCGGCGGCCGCCCGCATCGGCATCGCGCTGGACCCGAAGTTCAGCAACTCGAACTCCCAGACGTCGTCGGAGTACCACGGCGTCGTCATCACCTACGCCCAGGTGGCCACGCACCCGAGCCGCCACCGGGTTCGCACCGAGAACCACCGGACCCTGGTCATCTTCGACGAGATCCACCACGGCGGCGACGCCAAGTCGTGGGGTGAGGCGATGCGCGAGGCGTTCAGCGACGCCACCCGCCGCCTCGCCCTGACGGGGACGCCCTTCCGCAGCGATGACAGCCCCATCCCGTTCGTCAGCTACGTGCCCGACGCCGAAGGTTTGCTGCGTTCGGAGTCCGACCACACCTACGGCTACGCCGACGCGCTGGCCGACGGGGTGGTGCGGCCGGTCATCTTCCTGGCCTACTCGGGTGAGGCGCGGTGGCGCAGCAGCGCCGGCGAGGAGCACGCCGCCCGCCTCGGCGAGCCACTGAACGCCGAGCAGACCGCGCGGGCATGGCGCACGGTGCTCGACGCGAACGGTGAATGGATCCCCGCGGTCCTCAAGGCGGCCGACACCCGGCTGCGACAGCTGCGGGCCGGGGGCATGCCCGATGCCGGGGCGATGATCATCGCCACCGACCAGACCGCCGCCCGCCAGTACGCGGCGCTGCTGACGAAGATGACCGGCGAGGCGCCGACGGTGGTGCTCTCCGACGACCCCGGCGCCTCCGCGCGCATCGCCGAGTACTCCGCGGGCAACAGCGCGTGGCTGGTCGCGGTGCGCATGGTGTCCGAGGGCGTCGACGTGCCGCGCCTGGCGGTCGGGGTCTACGCCACCAGCGCTTCGACGCCGCTGTTCTTCGCCCAGGCGATCGGGCGCTTCGTGCGGTTGCGACGCCCCGGCGAGACCGCCAGCATTTTCGTGCCCTCGGTGCCGACCCTGCTCGACCTGGCCAGCCAGATGGAAGCTCAGCGCGACCATGTGCTCGGCAAACCGCATCGCGAGTCGATGGGCGACGAGGAACTCGTCGAGCGCCGCCGCAGCGAGCCCACCGAAGAGGACCGGGGCTTTGAATCCCTCGGCGCCAGCGCCGAACTCGACCAGGTGATCTTCGACGGGGCATCGTTCGGCACGGCGACGCCGGCCGGCAGCGAGGAAGAGGCCGACTACCTCGGGATACCGGGCCTGCTCGACGCCGACCAGATGCGAGACCTGTTGCGCCGCAGGCAGGAAGAGCAACTCACCCGGCGCACCGCCTCGGGTGAGCCGCCGCCGGTGACACCCTACGGACAGCTCCGCGAACTGCGCCAGGAGCTCAACACCCTGGTGTCGCTGGCCCACCACCGGCTGAACAAGCCGCACGGCTGGATTCACAACGAGCTCCGCCGGATCTGCGGCGGGCCACCGGTGGCCGCAGCGACGTCGGATCAGTTGCAGGCCCGCATCGCGGCGGTGCGCACGCTCAAGGCCTGA
- a CDS encoding helix-turn-helix transcriptional regulator, protein MVTLDEYSRLVSAIHAAAVTPEHWVDAMTAVRQSLNATTGAMLIADDAGRTAERASLEPDAHRTYSEYYHRIDYVLSAVERGPVGVIHSGQALIDSEARAEFNVDWIRPYHMDDGLFVRLTGNERPACFIVANPRRDEPFLTDERAELVAALVPHLQQALRTEKYLHELKRDAVDLAGAIDCMRQAVLVVAAKGIVVHCNAAASALVRRADGLTVRSGRLRASRSDVDGAVQRAVSAALGSSDGGARSGTSVLCPRPSGGRPYVAHTFPFPAGAHHDGDDPRALIVIADPDQQPLPPKAMLRNLFGLTNGESDVALRVARGQGLAPISEELSVSVATVKTHLQHVFDKTDTHRQAELVRLLTALLP, encoded by the coding sequence ATGGTCACACTCGATGAGTACTCGCGGCTAGTCTCGGCGATCCACGCCGCCGCCGTCACACCCGAGCACTGGGTGGACGCGATGACGGCGGTGCGGCAGAGCCTGAACGCGACGACGGGGGCGATGCTGATCGCCGACGATGCAGGCCGGACCGCCGAACGGGCCAGCCTCGAACCCGATGCCCACCGCACCTACAGCGAGTACTACCACCGGATCGACTACGTCCTCTCGGCGGTGGAACGCGGCCCGGTCGGCGTCATCCACAGCGGGCAGGCGTTGATCGACTCCGAGGCCCGTGCCGAGTTCAATGTCGACTGGATTCGGCCCTACCACATGGACGACGGCCTGTTCGTGCGCCTGACCGGCAATGAGCGGCCGGCGTGCTTCATCGTCGCCAACCCGCGTCGCGACGAGCCGTTCCTCACCGACGAGCGCGCGGAACTCGTGGCCGCCCTGGTCCCGCACCTGCAGCAGGCGCTGCGCACCGAGAAGTACCTCCACGAACTCAAGCGCGACGCCGTCGACCTCGCGGGCGCGATCGACTGCATGCGCCAGGCTGTACTCGTCGTCGCCGCGAAGGGCATTGTGGTGCACTGCAATGCGGCGGCGTCGGCCCTGGTGCGCCGAGCCGACGGTCTGACGGTTCGGTCGGGTCGGCTTCGCGCGTCCCGGTCGGACGTCGACGGCGCGGTGCAGCGCGCGGTGTCCGCCGCCCTCGGATCGAGCGACGGCGGCGCGCGCAGTGGGACGTCGGTGCTCTGTCCGCGGCCGTCGGGTGGGCGCCCCTACGTCGCACACACCTTCCCGTTCCCGGCCGGTGCCCACCACGACGGCGACGACCCCCGGGCGCTGATCGTGATCGCCGATCCCGACCAGCAACCGCTGCCGCCGAAGGCGATGCTGCGCAACCTGTTCGGTCTCACCAACGGTGAATCCGACGTGGCACTGCGGGTGGCGCGCGGGCAGGGTCTGGCGCCGATCTCCGAGGAGCTGTCGGTGTCTGTCGCGACGGTCAAAACCCACCTGCAGCACGTCTTCGACAAGACCGACACCCACCGCCAGGCCGAACTGGTCCGCCTGCTCACTGCCCTGTTGCCGTGA
- a CDS encoding FAD-dependent oxidoreductase, translated as MPNVGQHAVVCGASMAGMLAARVLTDHYDRVTVVERDPLTDDVVPRRGVPQGWQPHALLTRCAEILEELFPGYLDALVEAGAHRWDDGDLSRFDVSFSGHRMKGEGAIPDPGSLVQHYASRPLVEQHVRRRIVALPQVTIRDGHHVEGLTTAGSRVTGVRICDTAGAATTLDADLVVDASGRGSRAPVFLAELGYGRPDVEELLVRVAYASMPVRIPHGALRQHLIIRMFAPGQPRGFAMFRCESDTWLVAAATLGPIRPPATPAELLAFCKKRGPAYAVEAVRAGEPLGGVTVHQYPSNRWRRYDRMGRLPDGFVVVGDAVCSFNPVYGQGMTIAAIEATVLDRCLRAGEADLPRRFHRAAAKPVRVAWQTAVGSDLALPEVQGRPALPMRLTNAYTEYVLRAAEVDPLVTQDFLRVVGMVAPPGRLVHPAFMVRVARALRRRVPAAGANAPALTATGQ; from the coding sequence ATGCCGAATGTCGGTCAGCACGCGGTGGTGTGCGGGGCGAGTATGGCGGGGATGTTGGCGGCCCGGGTGCTCACGGACCACTACGACCGGGTGACGGTGGTGGAGCGCGACCCCCTCACCGACGATGTGGTGCCCCGCCGCGGGGTGCCGCAGGGGTGGCAACCGCATGCCCTGCTCACCCGCTGCGCGGAGATCCTCGAGGAGTTGTTCCCGGGCTACCTCGACGCCCTGGTCGAGGCGGGCGCCCACCGCTGGGACGACGGCGATCTGTCGAGATTCGACGTCAGCTTCTCCGGTCACAGGATGAAGGGCGAAGGGGCGATCCCGGACCCCGGCAGCCTGGTTCAGCACTACGCCAGCCGCCCGCTGGTGGAACAGCACGTGCGGCGCCGGATCGTGGCGCTGCCCCAGGTGACGATCCGCGACGGTCACCACGTCGAGGGTCTGACCACCGCCGGGTCCCGCGTGACGGGCGTGCGGATCTGCGACACCGCCGGGGCGGCAACGACTCTCGACGCCGACCTCGTGGTCGACGCCTCCGGCCGCGGCTCGCGAGCACCGGTGTTCCTCGCCGAGCTGGGCTACGGACGGCCGGACGTCGAGGAGCTCCTGGTGCGGGTCGCCTATGCGAGTATGCCGGTGCGGATTCCGCACGGAGCGCTGCGGCAGCACCTGATCATCCGGATGTTCGCGCCGGGACAACCTCGCGGGTTCGCGATGTTCCGCTGTGAAAGCGACACCTGGTTGGTCGCCGCCGCGACGCTGGGGCCGATTCGCCCCCCGGCCACACCGGCCGAACTGCTCGCATTCTGCAAGAAGCGAGGCCCCGCATACGCTGTCGAAGCGGTTCGCGCCGGGGAACCGCTCGGCGGCGTGACGGTGCATCAGTATCCGAGCAACCGCTGGCGGCGTTACGACAGGATGGGACGGCTGCCGGACGGGTTCGTCGTCGTCGGGGACGCGGTGTGCAGCTTCAACCCCGTCTACGGGCAGGGTATGACGATCGCCGCGATCGAGGCGACGGTCCTGGACCGGTGTCTGCGCGCGGGGGAGGCGGACCTACCCCGCCGGTTCCACCGCGCCGCGGCCAAACCGGTGCGGGTCGCGTGGCAGACCGCAGTGGGCTCAGACCTCGCGCTGCCGGAGGTGCAGGGCCGGCCCGCGCTGCCGATGCGGCTGACGAACGCCTACACCGAATATGTGCTGCGCGCTGCCGAGGTCGATCCGCTGGTGACCCAGGACTTCCTGCGTGTGGTCGGAATGGTCGCCCCACCCGGGCGTTTGGTGCATCCGGCGTTCATGGTGCGGGTGGCACGGGCGCTGCGGCGGCGCGTGCCCGCTGCGGGTGCGAACGCTCCGGCGCTCACGGCAACAGGGCAGTGA
- a CDS encoding HAD-IIA family hydrolase, with protein sequence MAIGGVLFDIDGVLVTSWRPIDGAAEALRVLSEHQIARSYLTNTTTKTRGQIAELLVDAGMQVGADEVITAAVLTAEYVRDRYPDARCFLVNNGRIGEDMPGVDLVYAGDYGPGDPPETPDVVLLGGAGPEYDHLTLSWVYDWMARGVPVVAMHRSTSWNTTDGLRIDTGMYLIGMEETSGRKATAVGKPAPEGFLAAAARLGVDPDEMYMVGDDLNNDVLAAQVVGMTGVLVRTGKFRQDTLDRWAADEFAMQPNHVIDSVADLPALLGL encoded by the coding sequence ATGGCGATCGGTGGAGTGCTCTTCGACATCGATGGTGTTCTGGTGACGTCGTGGCGACCGATCGACGGTGCGGCGGAGGCCCTGCGGGTGCTCAGCGAGCACCAGATCGCCCGGTCCTATCTGACCAACACCACGACCAAGACGCGCGGGCAGATCGCCGAGCTGCTCGTCGACGCCGGGATGCAGGTCGGTGCCGACGAGGTGATCACCGCCGCGGTGCTGACCGCCGAATACGTCCGAGACCGCTATCCCGACGCCCGGTGCTTCCTGGTCAACAACGGCCGGATCGGTGAGGACATGCCGGGGGTCGACCTGGTGTACGCGGGCGACTACGGGCCCGGCGATCCCCCGGAGACACCGGACGTGGTGCTGCTCGGGGGTGCGGGCCCCGAATACGACCACCTGACGTTGAGCTGGGTGTACGACTGGATGGCGCGCGGCGTCCCCGTCGTCGCCATGCACCGGAGCACCTCGTGGAACACCACCGATGGGTTGCGCATCGACACCGGCATGTACCTGATCGGTATGGAGGAGACCTCCGGGCGCAAGGCCACCGCCGTGGGCAAGCCCGCGCCCGAGGGATTCCTGGCCGCCGCGGCGCGGCTCGGTGTCGACCCCGACGAGATGTACATGGTCGGCGATGATCTCAACAACGACGTGCTGGCGGCACAGGTGGTCGGGATGACCGGTGTGCTGGTACGCACCGGCAAATTCCGGCAGGACACGCTGGACCGTTGGGCCGCCGACGAATTCGCGATGCAGCCCAACCACGTCATCGATTCGGTGGCGGATCTGCCCGCATTGTTGGGCCTCTGA
- a CDS encoding PH domain-containing protein, translated as MLLVHPVHEVARQIPVLVGSVVLGSATGNPLWAVAALVVTVGVGVARWFTTTYRIDAEEVQLRAGVLQRRVLSVPRNRIRSVSTDARLLHRLLGLTVLRVSTGQEARGDDAFALDAVEAGQVPHLRAELLAGSLTVPADTAPRGRVLARWQPAWLRYSPLSFTGLAMIAAAAGLLYQAGVGALLRDSRLAADGRDAAQRFGVATTVAAVVIAVLIGSVVLSVLRSLVTYGNLVLRRDADVLHLEHGLLRRQEHTFDMRRLRGGTLREPLLVRAFGGARLDAVMTGVGGAGEASLLLPPCPAQTARRVLSDLIDGEEEVNGPLRGHGAAAARRRWARGLALPALAGAVLAAVSVVGTLPIWVWLPWAALTACCALLAADRVRALGHRVGNGWLVARAGSVERRRDCVAGAGIIGWTVRQTFFQRRAGVATLIAATAAGEKAYRVLDVPADLAWSIAAGASPWVGQLPWARD; from the coding sequence ATGCTGCTGGTGCATCCGGTGCACGAGGTGGCGCGGCAGATCCCGGTGCTGGTCGGGTCGGTGGTGCTCGGTTCGGCGACCGGCAACCCCTTGTGGGCGGTGGCCGCGCTGGTGGTGACGGTCGGCGTCGGGGTGGCGCGGTGGTTCACCACCACCTACCGCATCGACGCCGAGGAGGTCCAGCTGCGGGCGGGGGTGCTGCAGCGGCGGGTACTGTCAGTGCCCCGCAACAGGATTCGATCGGTGTCGACGGACGCACGGTTGCTGCACCGGTTGCTCGGGCTGACGGTGCTGCGGGTGAGCACCGGCCAGGAGGCGCGGGGTGACGACGCCTTCGCGCTCGACGCAGTGGAGGCCGGACAGGTGCCGCACCTACGGGCGGAATTGCTCGCGGGTTCGCTGACCGTCCCCGCCGACACCGCGCCCAGGGGGCGGGTGCTGGCGCGGTGGCAGCCGGCGTGGCTGAGATACAGCCCGCTCAGTTTCACCGGACTGGCGATGATCGCCGCGGCGGCGGGCCTGCTGTACCAGGCGGGAGTCGGTGCGCTGCTGCGCGATTCCCGCCTCGCCGCAGACGGACGCGATGCGGCGCAGCGCTTCGGGGTCGCCACCACCGTGGCCGCCGTCGTGATCGCCGTGCTGATCGGTTCGGTCGTGCTGTCGGTGCTGCGGTCGCTGGTGACCTACGGGAACCTGGTGCTGCGCCGCGATGCCGACGTCCTGCATCTCGAGCACGGACTCCTGCGACGCCAGGAACACACCTTCGACATGCGCCGGTTGCGCGGCGGCACGCTGCGAGAACCGCTGCTGGTACGGGCATTCGGCGGAGCACGGCTGGACGCGGTCATGACCGGGGTGGGCGGTGCGGGGGAGGCGTCGCTGCTGTTGCCGCCGTGCCCGGCGCAGACCGCGCGGCGGGTGTTGAGTGATCTCATCGATGGCGAGGAGGAGGTCAACGGACCGCTGCGGGGTCACGGCGCGGCGGCGGCGCGGCGCAGGTGGGCCCGCGGACTCGCGCTGCCTGCGCTCGCCGGCGCCGTGCTGGCGGCGGTGAGTGTTGTGGGCACGCTGCCGATCTGGGTGTGGTTGCCGTGGGCGGCGCTGACCGCGTGCTGTGCCCTGCTCGCGGCCGACCGGGTCCGCGCGCTGGGGCACCGCGTCGGGAACGGCTGGCTTGTGGCGCGCGCAGGCAGCGTGGAGCGTCGCCGCGACTGCGTCGCCGGTGCCGGGATCATCGGGTGGACGGTGCGCCAGACGTTCTTCCAGCGGCGGGCGGGGGTGGCGACGCTGATCGCCGCCACCGCCGCTGGGGAGAAGGCGTACCGGGTCCTCGACGTTCCCGCAGACCTGGCGTGGTCGATCGCCGCGGGCGCCTCGCCGTGGGTGGGGCAGCTCCCGTGGGCGCGGGATTGA
- a CDS encoding PH domain-containing protein codes for MRHARTMDRVPPGVPPDPGLVLADPPNRPSTKAPLLWATSAALPWAVVVVAQIGWWTADPSLEWAHILAAVATALGIVLFVGIVPVWRYRVHRWDIDARAVYTRTGWLVQERRIAPISRVQTVDTQRGPLDRLFGLASVTVTTASSAGAVRIVALDDEVAERIVAQLTDIAALGEQDAT; via the coding sequence ATGCGCCATGCTCGAACCATGGACAGAGTTCCTCCCGGCGTCCCGCCCGACCCAGGCCTCGTGCTGGCAGATCCGCCGAACCGGCCAAGCACCAAGGCGCCGCTGCTGTGGGCGACGTCGGCGGCGTTGCCGTGGGCGGTCGTGGTGGTGGCGCAGATCGGGTGGTGGACGGCGGACCCGTCGCTGGAGTGGGCGCACATCCTGGCCGCGGTGGCCACGGCGCTCGGCATCGTCCTGTTCGTCGGCATCGTGCCGGTGTGGCGTTATCGGGTGCACCGCTGGGACATCGATGCGCGCGCGGTGTACACACGGACCGGTTGGCTGGTGCAGGAGCGCCGGATCGCCCCGATCTCGCGCGTGCAGACGGTGGACACCCAGCGGGGGCCGCTGGACCGGTTGTTCGGGCTGGCGAGTGTGACGGTGACGACGGCATCGTCGGCCGGGGCCGTGCGCATCGTCGCGCTCGACGACGAGGTGGCCGAGCGGATCGTCGCCCAGTTGACCGACATCGCCGCGCTCGGTGAGCAGGACGCGACGTGA
- a CDS encoding SDR family NAD(P)-dependent oxidoreductase, which translates to MTKWTAADVPDQEGRVAVITGANTGIGYQAAAVLAGKGAHVVLAVRNTDKGNAAADRISASAPHADVAVRELDLTSLDSIRTASDELRADYPRIDLLINNAGVMMTPKGVTKDGFELQLGTNHLGHFALTGQLLDNLLPVEGSRVVTVSSNAHRWGRINFDDLQSERGYKRINAYGQSKLANLLFTYELNRRLSSKGAPTIAVAAHPGTSSTELTRNLWPVARRPVELVWGLLSQTADMGALPTLRAATDPDVRGGEYFGPGGMGEQRGYPEQVQSNSSSHDEAVAQRLWTVSEELTGVTFPV; encoded by the coding sequence ATGACCAAATGGACTGCCGCCGATGTGCCCGACCAGGAGGGCCGCGTCGCCGTCATCACCGGAGCCAACACCGGCATCGGCTATCAGGCGGCAGCGGTGCTGGCAGGCAAGGGCGCCCACGTGGTCCTCGCCGTGCGCAACACCGACAAGGGCAACGCCGCGGCCGACCGCATCAGCGCCTCAGCACCGCACGCCGACGTCGCGGTGCGCGAACTCGACCTGACGTCGCTCGACAGCATCCGGACGGCCTCCGACGAGCTGCGCGCCGACTACCCCCGCATCGATCTGCTGATCAACAACGCCGGGGTGATGATGACCCCCAAGGGCGTCACGAAGGACGGCTTCGAGCTGCAACTCGGCACCAACCACCTCGGCCACTTCGCGCTCACCGGACAACTTCTCGACAATCTCCTGCCGGTCGAGGGTTCGCGTGTGGTGACGGTCAGCAGCAACGCCCACCGGTGGGGCCGCATCAACTTCGACGATCTGCAGTCCGAACGCGGTTACAAACGCATCAACGCCTACGGTCAGTCCAAGCTGGCCAACCTGCTGTTCACCTACGAACTCAACCGCCGGCTCTCGTCGAAGGGCGCCCCGACCATCGCCGTCGCCGCCCATCCCGGCACCTCGAGCACCGAGCTGACCCGCAACCTGTGGCCGGTGGCCCGCCGGCCGGTCGAACTGGTGTGGGGCCTGCTCTCGCAGACGGCGGACATGGGTGCGCTGCCGACGCTGCGCGCCGCCACCGATCCCGACGTGCGCGGCGGCGAGTACTTCGGCCCGGGCGGTATGGGTGAGCAGCGCGGCTACCCCGAACAGGTGCAGTCCAACAGCAGTTCACACGACGAGGCCGTCGCCCAGCGCCTGTGGACGGTGTCCGAAGAGCTCACCGGCGTCACCTTCCCGGTGTAG
- the moeA gene encoding molybdopterin molybdotransferase MoeA — MRTVEEHQRVVAGLIEKRPPVRLPIAATLGLTLAEDIVAPLSLPGFDNSAMDGYAVIAEDVAGATEDRPVRLPVVEDIPAGRTDLLVLQRGTAHRIMTGAPLPRGATAVVPVEATNGATDTVEIRTAARSGQHVRTAGEDVTAGTTVLRAGVALTPAALGLAAALGLGELSVIPRQRVLVMSTGTELVAPGAPLQPGQIYESNAVMLAAAIREAGGEVVASPMCGDDVDVFRDTLNRYAGQADLIVTTGGVSAGAYEVVKDSLGSGAAPAATSGSGEVEFAKVAMQPGMPQGAGRVGGTPVVTLPGNPVSALVSFEVFLRVPLRAAMGAVQPGRPRRSAVLTEDLTSPRGKRQFRRGVFDPATGEVTSYGPPASHHLRWLASANCLLEIPEDTHELPAGSRVDVWDLS; from the coding sequence ATGCGGACAGTCGAGGAGCACCAGCGTGTCGTCGCGGGGCTGATCGAGAAACGACCGCCCGTGCGGCTGCCGATCGCCGCCACCCTCGGTCTCACACTGGCCGAGGACATCGTCGCGCCGCTGTCCCTGCCGGGTTTCGACAACTCGGCGATGGACGGATACGCGGTCATCGCCGAGGACGTGGCCGGGGCGACCGAGGACCGGCCGGTGCGGCTGCCGGTCGTCGAGGACATCCCGGCCGGCCGGACCGATCTCCTCGTCCTGCAACGGGGCACCGCGCACCGCATCATGACCGGCGCACCGCTGCCGCGCGGGGCGACGGCCGTGGTTCCGGTGGAGGCGACGAACGGCGCGACGGACACCGTCGAGATCCGCACCGCGGCACGGTCGGGCCAGCACGTCCGCACCGCGGGGGAGGACGTCACCGCGGGCACCACGGTCCTGCGCGCGGGCGTTGCGCTCACCCCGGCGGCCCTCGGTCTGGCGGCGGCGCTGGGCCTCGGTGAGCTGTCGGTGATCCCGCGGCAGCGAGTGCTGGTCATGTCGACGGGCACCGAACTGGTCGCCCCCGGCGCCCCCCTGCAGCCCGGGCAGATCTACGAGTCCAACGCCGTCATGCTGGCCGCGGCCATCCGCGAGGCCGGCGGTGAGGTGGTCGCCTCGCCCATGTGCGGCGACGACGTCGACGTCTTCCGCGACACCCTCAACCGCTACGCCGGGCAGGCCGATCTGATCGTCACCACGGGCGGCGTAAGCGCCGGCGCGTACGAGGTCGTCAAGGACTCCCTCGGTTCCGGAGCCGCCCCGGCGGCGACATCGGGCTCGGGTGAGGTCGAGTTCGCGAAGGTGGCCATGCAACCCGGGATGCCGCAGGGCGCCGGCCGCGTCGGTGGCACACCCGTCGTCACGCTGCCCGGCAACCCCGTCAGCGCACTGGTCTCCTTCGAGGTGTTCCTGCGGGTCCCGCTGCGGGCGGCGATGGGTGCGGTGCAGCCCGGACGTCCGCGCCGAAGCGCCGTGCTGACCGAGGATCTGACGTCGCCGCGGGGCAAGCGCCAGTTCCGCCGCGGAGTGTTCGACCCGGCCACCGGCGAGGTCACCAGCTACGGTCCGCCCGCGTCGCACCACCTGCGCTGGCTGGCTTCGGCCAACTGTCTGCTCGAGATTCCCGAGGACACCCATGAGCTGCCCGCGGGGTCGCGAGTCGACGTGTGGGACCTGAGCTAG
- a CDS encoding phosphatidylserine decarboxylase, with protein sequence MARRPRTDDLRSGPERFVALVKTTVPPVHPAGLPFIGAGLAMAAAGRRNRWVRGAGLVAAGANAAFFRHPPRVPPTSPGAVVAPADGLICLVEEAEPPAELNLPARPVPRVSIFLSIFDAHVQRIPISGDVVAVEHRPGLFGSAELAAASEDNERNSVVIRTPSGAQVIAVQIAGLVARRIVCDLTPGDKVAIGDTYGLIRYGSRLDTYLPEGTEIKVLPGQRAVGGETILAELP encoded by the coding sequence ATGGCCAGACGCCCCCGCACCGATGACCTGAGATCCGGCCCAGAGCGGTTCGTGGCGCTGGTGAAGACCACCGTTCCGCCGGTACACCCGGCCGGTCTGCCGTTCATCGGCGCCGGGCTGGCCATGGCCGCCGCAGGCCGCCGCAACCGTTGGGTGCGCGGGGCCGGACTGGTGGCCGCCGGCGCCAACGCCGCCTTCTTCCGGCATCCGCCCCGCGTGCCGCCGACCAGCCCCGGCGCGGTGGTTGCGCCCGCCGACGGGCTGATCTGCCTGGTCGAAGAGGCCGAGCCGCCCGCGGAGCTCAACCTGCCCGCCCGGCCCGTGCCCCGGGTCAGCATCTTCCTGTCGATCTTCGACGCCCACGTTCAGCGCATCCCGATCAGCGGTGACGTGGTGGCCGTCGAACACCGGCCCGGCCTGTTCGGGTCGGCCGAGTTGGCGGCGGCCAGCGAAGACAACGAGCGCAACAGCGTGGTGATCCGCACGCCGTCGGGCGCCCAGGTGATCGCCGTGCAGATCGCCGGGCTGGTCGCGCGGCGAATCGTCTGCGACCTGACACCCGGCGACAAGGTGGCCATCGGCGACACCTACGGCCTCATCCGATACGGGTCCCGCCTGGACACCTACCTGCCCGAGGGCACCGAGATCAAGGTGCTGCCGGGCCAGCGCGCGGTCGGCGGCGAGACGATCCTGGCGGAGCTGCCGTGA
- a CDS encoding CDP-alcohol phosphatidyltransferase family protein: MSKGVSRRPRGLRILPSATTVLAICAGLTSIKFALDDRPHIALALIGAAAVLDGIDGGIARALDAQSRMGAEIDSLADAVNFGVAPALVVYVTLLPDSPVGWIFVLLYAVCIVLRLARFNALLDDNTKPAYTREFFVGMPAPCGAVGSIGPLAAMLQFGEGWWTSHWFVCAWLAANSALLVSRVPTIALKAVSVPPNAAPILLIMVALAAAALLLFPYVLVLLIIVGYLCIIPFTIRNQRWVAARPEAWDVAPRQRREARRASRRAQPQRRSMARLGLRKPGR; this comes from the coding sequence GTGAGCAAAGGTGTGAGTCGACGCCCCCGGGGCTTGCGGATCCTGCCCAGCGCCACCACGGTGCTCGCGATCTGCGCCGGCCTCACCTCGATCAAGTTCGCACTCGACGACCGCCCGCACATCGCGCTCGCGCTGATCGGTGCGGCGGCGGTGCTCGACGGTATCGACGGCGGAATCGCGCGCGCCCTCGACGCGCAGTCCCGGATGGGTGCGGAGATCGACTCGCTGGCCGACGCGGTGAACTTCGGGGTGGCGCCTGCGCTGGTGGTGTACGTGACGTTGCTCCCCGACTCCCCCGTGGGGTGGATCTTCGTCCTGCTGTACGCGGTGTGCATCGTGCTCCGACTGGCCCGGTTCAACGCATTGCTCGACGACAACACCAAACCGGCCTACACCCGCGAGTTCTTCGTCGGCATGCCCGCACCCTGCGGCGCGGTCGGCAGCATCGGACCGCTGGCCGCAATGCTCCAGTTCGGTGAGGGCTGGTGGACCTCGCACTGGTTCGTCTGCGCGTGGTTGGCCGCGAACTCGGCGCTGCTCGTCAGCCGCGTGCCGACGATCGCGCTCAAGGCCGTTTCGGTGCCCCCGAACGCCGCGCCGATCCTGTTGATCATGGTTGCGCTGGCCGCCGCCGCCCTGCTGCTGTTCCCCTACGTCCTGGTGCTGCTGATCATCGTCGGCTATCTGTGCATCATTCCGTTCACCATCCGCAACCAGCGCTGGGTGGCCGCACGACCGGAGGCATGGGACGTGGCGCCGCGACAACGACGCGAGGCGCGTCGCGCCAGCCGACGCGCCCAACCGCAACGCCGGTCCATGGCCCGGCTGGGACTGCGTAAACCCGGCCGCTGA